The DNA region CCGCCGGGGCGCTTGCCCCTAGGACCGTTGCCCCTTGGCCCCCGGGGGCGCCCCGCGGGCCCCGGACCACTCCGGTCCCGCTTGCCCGGGCCCTCGCCCCGGGGCCGGTTCCCCTCCGGCGCGGACCTTCCCCCTGCGGCGGGCTTTTTATGTCCTCCCCTGCGGGATCCGCCGGAGTCGCCACCACTGGCCTTTCCGCCCTCCCCCTTGGAGGCCGAAGCCTGCCGGCGGCCCCCCTTGTTGGGGCCCCTGTCGGGCTTCGAATCCCCCGCAGGACCTGGGGCCTTGGGGGCCTGCTCGCCCCCCCTTTGGCCCCCCTGGGGGCTGGCCTCCTGGATCCCAGGGGACACCTGGCGCCGGAGCTGCCCGCAGGCGCCTCCCACGTCGGAGCCCTTGCTCTGCCTCATGGCCACCGGGTAGCCCATGGCGGTCAGCAGGTCCCCGAAGGCCCTGACCCGGAAGGGCGGCGAGGGCCTGAAGCGCTGGTCCCCCACGCAGCTGCCGGGGATCAGGTTTACGAAGGCGGAGAGCCCCTTCAGGTACTCCCCCAGCTGCCTGGCCATGGGCACCGAATCGTTCACCTGGTCGAACAGGGAGTACTCTATGGTTATCCTGTCACCGGTGATCTCCTGGTACTCCATGAGGGCCCTCTTGAGCTCCTTCAGGGGGTACTGGGCGTTTATGGGGACCAGCTGGTCCCTTAGCTCGTCGTTCGGGGCGTGCAGGGATACCGCCAACCTAACCCCCAGCCCCTCCCGGGCGAGGTTAAGTATCCCGGGGATGATCCCGCTGGTGGAGACGGTGATGTGTCTTATGCCCAGCCCCCTCATCTTGGGGTGGTTCAGGTTCCTTATGGCCCCGATCAGGTTGTGGTAGTTAAGCATGGGCTCCCCCATCCCCATGAAGACCAGGTTCTTTATCTCCCCAAGCCGGGCCTCCATGGCAAGAAACTGGCCCACCATCTCCCCCACGGTCATGTTCCTCTCGAACCCCGACTGACCGGTGGCGCAGAAGGGACAGCCCAAGGGGCAACCCACCTGGGTGGACACGCAGGCGGTGATCCGCCCCGGGTGCCATATGGCCACCGACTCCACCGAGGACCCGTCGAAGTCGAAGAGGAACTTCTTGGTCCCGTCCCTGCCGGAGGCCCTCATGCCCAGCATCTTGGGCAGCCCCACCCGGAATGCCCCGTCCAGCCTATTCCGCAACTCCAACGACAGGTCGCTCATCAGCTGGAACTCGAAGACGTGCCGTCGGTAGAACCACCCACAAACCTGATCCGCCCGGAAGCGCTTCTCCCCCAGGGCCTCCATCTCCCTGACCCAATCCTCGTAGGATAGGGACAGGGCATCCATCTTAGACATCTCTCATCCTCCAAACTGCTCGATATGAGCCATCACCGGGCCTCCACCCAGGGCTCCCTCATGGAGGTGTAGAGGGGGAAGGCCAGGCTCATCTCCCGCACCTGGCCAGCCAGCCTCTCCAGCTCCTGATGGTTGTCCCTCAAGGCGATGGCCCGGTCTATGATCTCCGCTATGGTCCTCATCTCCACCGGACCCAAGCCCCGGGTGGTCAGCGCGGCGGTGCCCAGCCTTATGCCGCTGGCAACCATGGGCTTCTCCGGGTCGAAGGGGATCATGTTCTTGTTGCAGGCTATGCCGATCCGATCCAGGAGGACCTCCGCCTCCTTGCCGGTGATCCCCTTGGAGCGGAGGTCCACTAGTAACAGATGGTTGTCGGTCCCGCCACTCACCAGCCGGAAGCCCCGATCCATCAGGGCCTCCGCCAGGGCCTTGGCGTTAAGGACCACGTTCCGGGCGTACTCCTTGAAGTCCTCCCTCATGGCCAGGTGGAAGCAGACCGCCTTGCCCGCCATCACGTGGACCAGGGGCCCACCCTGGATGCCCGGGAAGACCGTCCTGTCCAGCTGAGCGGCGTACTGGGACCTGCACAGCACCAAAGCCCCCCTGGGCCCCCGCAGGGTCTTATGGGTGGTGGTGGTCACGAAGTCCGCGTGGGGAACCGGGCTTGGGTGGACTCCCCCCGCCACCAGCCCCGCTATGTGGGCCATGTCCACCATGAGGACCGCCCCCACCTCCTGGGCGATCCGGGCGAAGGCCTCGAAGTCTATGAACCGGGGATAGGCGCTGGCCCCCGCCACGATGACCCGGGGACGATGCTCCAGGGCCAGCTGGCGTACCTGGTCGTAGTCGATGGTCTCCGTGTCGGGCCTGACCCCGTAGCCCACCACGTTGTATATGAGCCCCGTGAAGTTGAGCGGATGCCCGTGGGACAGGTGCCCCCCCTGGTCCAGCTTCATGGCCAACATGGTGTCCCCGGGCTTCATGACCGCGAAGTAGACCGCCATGTTGGCGGTGGTCCCCGAGTGGGGCTGCACGTTGGCATGCTCCGCTCCGAAGAGCTCCTTGGCCCGGCGGATCGCCAGGTCCTCTATCTCCTCCACGAACTCGCAGCCCCCGTAATACTTCTTGTGAGGGTAACCCTCCGCGTACTTGTTGGTGAGAATGGACCCCTGGGCCTCCAGGATGGCCCGGGGAACGAAGTTCTCCGACGCGATCATCTCCAGGCCAGCCCTCTGCCTGCCCTGCTCCCGAACCATCAGACCGTAAAGGTCCCCGTCCACCTTCCCTATGGAAGCCTCGAAGTCCGCCCCACTCATCTCTGATCACCCCCATGGTCTTGTACATCTGGAGATAGGATTATAATATAATAATCCTAATTTGCGGTGAAAAAGGAGGAGCACTAAAAGATGATCCACCGGAGATCCTTCAGCTTCCCCTGGGGCCCGTTGACCCTGGGGATCCTGCTTCTGCTCGCCCCCCTGGGGGGGCTGCCCGCCATGGGGGTGGCTTTCCTGCCCTCGGACCACCAGGGCTACATGATATACAAAGGCCCCAACGGCGCCCAGAGCTACCGGATATACGTGAGCTCCAAGGGGGTAAGGATCGATGCCCAGGGGGCGGTGGACATATACAGGCCGGACCTGGGGGTGGTGTGGCGCCTCAATGGGGGGGACAAGACCTACCAGGAGCTAAGGTACCAGGACCACCCGGGCTACTTCTCCCTGGACGGGGTGCCGGGCACCACCGGGGAGTCGTACCTGGGGGAGGAGCTGGTGGGGGACGTCCGGTGCTCCAAGTTCCTGGTGAGCAGGACCGTGGGAGGGATCCGGGAGAACCTGGTCAAGTGGGTCAGCTCCAAGACGGGGCTCCTGGTAAAGGTGGCGGACCGGTACAACCGGTGGAGCATGGAGATAAGGGACATCAAGGAGGGGCCCCTGCCGGAGGGGCTCTTCCAGCTGCCCAAGGGGTACGTGAAGGCGGAGGGGTGAGGAAGCGGGGGGCCCACTGGCCCCCCGCTTAGCTTACAGCCTAGAAGCCCCCCACCAGTATGCCCAGCACCAGCACCGCCACGGAGGTCAGGACGAAGACGTACTTGGCGTGGAAGGACCACCAGGCCCCCAGCTTCCTGGCCGCCCCCCGGTTAACCTGCTCCCGAGCCCGGTCCGCCCCGTAGAACCAGAAGAACACCACCGCGGAGAGCACCGCCCCCAGGGGTACCACGTAGGTGGTGACCAGATCGGCGAAGGTGCCGAAGAGATTAAGGTTCACGTCCATGGGCATCCCCAGCAGGAAGCCCAGAGCGGCCACCAGAAGGGAGCTCCTCATGCGGCTCAGCTTAAAGCGGTCCATCACCGCCTCCACCGGCACCTCCATCAGGTTTATGGCGGAGGACACGGCGGCGAAGAGCACGCAAAGGAAGAACAGCACCCCGAAGACGTAGCCCCCCCGCATGGAGCCGAAGATGTGGGGCACCGTTATGAAGAGCAGCGACGGGCCGGCCCCAACGTCCAGCTTGAAGGCGAAGGCGGCGGGGATGGTCACCAGGGCGGAGAGGATGGACGCCACCGTGGTCCAGAAGGCGGCGTTCACCGCCGAGGAGGGGATGTCCTCCCCGTCACCCAGGTAGCTGCCGTACACCAGCATGGCGGCCCCACCTAGGCAGACGGTGAAGAACGCCATCCCCAGCGCCATGACCCAGGTCTTGGCCTCCAGAAGGTGATGCCACTTGGGGACGAAAAGGAACCGTACCCCCTCCATGGCCCCGGGCAGGGTCAGGGACCTTACCGCCAGGGCCAGCAGGATCAGGAACAGGGCGGGCATCATCACCTTGTTGGACTTCTCGATGCCCCCCTGGACCCCCCTCACGATGATGGCCATGGTGATGATCATGGCCAGCAGGTGCCACAGGACGCTTTCCCAGCTGCCCGCAAAGGCCTGGAAGTAGGGACCTGGGTCCATCCGCCCGAAGGCCCCAAGGACCGAGAGGACCAGGTACTTCAGCACCCAGCCGCAGACTATGAGGTAGAAGACGAAGACCCCGCTGACGCCCAGCACCGGGATGAGGCCCAGGGCACCCCCGAAGCCCACCCCCTGCTCCTTGAGCACGTTGCCGAAGGCCCTGATGGCCCCCGCCCTCTGGCTCCGACCGAAGGCGAACTCCCCCATGAGGCCCGTTACCGCCAAGCCGAAGGTGAAGGCCAGGTAGGGGATCAGAAAGGCCGCCCCGCCGAAGGCCCCCAGCCTCCAGGGGAAGAGCCATATGCTACCGAGCCCCATGGCGGCCCCCACGCAGGCCAAAACGAAACCTATCTTGCCCGAAAAAGTCTCCCTTCCCTCCACGAAACATCCTCCTTCCAAAATTCACGACAAAAACGCGAACGACCCGAAGCAAATACTACATTGCCGGACAAAACCTTCAAGTATGAAAGTTAAATCCGAAATGTCTCTTGGGTATTGAACGCAAATTCCGACGTATGGGGTCGGGACTTACCGACGGGAAGGCCCCCGGTATTCGGATCTGAAGATTGGGAGGAATTGGTGGAAAAATCGAAAGGGGCCGTCCGAAGACGGCCCCGTGAGTCCTGGTGGAGCTGGGGGGAGTTGAACCCCCGACCTCTTCCATGCCAAGGAAGCGCGCTCCCGCTGCGCCACAGCCCCAGTCACAACGGAGAGAATTATATTAGCCCTCGGGCCCCCTGTCAACAGCCCGGATCCCCATCAGGGGGTTATTATGTCCGGGTTGTCGATCATGCCGAAGTGGCGGAACTTGCCGTTCCTCACGATCTGCACCTGAACGGGCTTTATGACCTCCCCGCGGCTGTCGAAGCCCCGGATTATGCCCGTGAGGCCGTTGTAGGCGGACGTCTTGGCGATGGCGTCCCGGATGGCCTTCCGGTCCGCGCTCCCCGCCCTCCTGATGGCCTCCACGATTATCATGAAGGCGTCGTAGGCGGAGGCCCCCACCATGTCGGGCTCGACCTTGTAGCGCGCCCGGTACTCCTTAAGGAACTTCTGCACCACCGGCCGGGGGTCGTCCCGGTTCAGGTTGGTGACGATCACGAACCCCTCCGCCGCCTTGCCGGCGATCTCGATGGTCTTGGGGGAGTCCGCCCCCTCCTCGCCTATTATCTGGGCTATTATCCCCATCTCCCGGGCCTGCTTGAGCATGGGGCCCGTCTGAAAGTAGTAGCCGCTGGCGAAGATCACGTCCGGGTCCGCCTCCTTGATCTTGGCCAGGTACGCCTTGAAGTCCTTCTCGCTGGCGGGATAGGTGAGGGAAGCCACCAGCGGGACGTTGGGGGCGTACTTGTTCAGGTAGGTCTTGAACCCCTCCGCCAGGGTGCGGCCGAAGTCATTGTCGCTGGTCAGCATGGCCAGCCTCTTGCCCCTCAAGAGCTTCACCGCCGTGTAGGCCGCCGCCTGCCCCTCCACCTTGCCCAGGAACCCGTTGCGGAACGTGTAGTCCCCCTTGGTCACGTCCGGGTGAATCGCATAGGCGGCAACGAAGGGGATCTCCTCGTCATCAAATACGGGGGCCACCGCCCGGGAGGGCATGCTGTAGGACCCCCCCACCACCGCCACCACCCGGTCCTGATTGATCAGCTTCTGGGCCAGTGGGACCGCCTGCTTGGGATCCGCCGCGTCGTCGTAGTAGACCAGCTGGACCTTGCGGCCCAGGACGCCACCGGAGGCGTTCACGTGCTCCACCGCCAGCTTCACCGAGTTGAGGGCACTCTCCCCATCAGCGGCGGCGAAACCGGTCATCGGGACCAGGAGCCCTATCTTTATGGGCTCCGCCCCAAAAGCCCAGGCCCCCACCGACAGGACCATCACCGCCGCCAGGAACAGCACTCCAAACCTCCTCATGCGCACCCACCTCCTCCATGTAGATAAGGGGACATCCCCCCGAAACCTATATGCCAAGGTAAGCCTCCCGGACCCTGGGATCCGCCATCAGTTCCTGGCTGCTGCCGGATATCTCGATCCGCCCGGTCTGAAGGATGTAGCCCCGGTGGGATATTCCAAGGGACGCCAGGGCGTTCTGCTCCACCAGGAGTATGGTCATCCCCTCCGATATGTTGAGATCCCTCAGCACCTGGAACACCTGATCCACCAGCTTGGGCATGAGCCCCATGGACACCTCGTCCACCAGGAGCAGCTTGGGATCCGACACCAACGCCCTGCCTATGGCCAGCTGCTGCTGCTCACCCCCCGAGAGGGTCACCGCCAGCTGACCTTCCCTCTCCTCAAGCACCGGGAAGAGGCGGTATATCCACTCCAGCCTCTCTTTGAGCCCCCGATCCTTGGGGATCCCGTAGGCCCCCATCAGGAGGTTCTCCCTCACGGTGAGCTCCGGGAAGACCCGGGCCCTCTCGGGCACCATCCGGATCCCCAGCCGCGCCCTCTCGTGGGGCTCCATCCGGGTCACGTCCCGGCCCATGAAGGATATCCTGCCCCCCTTGGGCATGGTGAGCCCCATGAGGGCCCTGAGCACCGTGGTCTTGCCCGCCCCGTTGGCCCCTATCACCGAGACCAGCTCCCCCTCCTCTACCCCGAGGCTCACCCCGTGGACCGCCTCGAAGTCCCCGTAGGAGACCTTCAGGTCCTCCACCTCAAGGAGCAACCGCCACACCCCCCTTGCCCAGGTAGGCCTCCACCACCGCCGGATCGGAGGCCACCTGCTGGGGCAGCCCCTCCGCCAGCTTGCGGCCGTGGTCCAGCACCACCACCCGGTGGCTAAGCCCCATGGCCACCCTCATGTTGTGCTCTATGAGGAGCACCGACACGCCGGAGTCCCTTATGGACCTCACCAGCTCCTCTATCATTACGATCTCCTCGTGCCTCAGCCCGGAGAAGCACTCGTCCAGCAACAGCAGCTTGGGCTCCAGCGCCAGGGCCCGGCCTATCTCGAGTCGCCTGAGGTTACCTATGGGCAGCGAGGAGGCCCTGGCGTCCTTGAGATCCAGAAGCCCCACCTTGGCGAGGATCTCCTCCCCCCTCTCCAGGGTGGCCCTGGTACGCCAAAATCCGGACGCCCTCAAGGGGGATCCCCGGTACCGGAAGCCCCCCAGGGCGACGCACACGTTCTCCAACACCGTGAGGGCCCCAAAGGGGCGCACTATCTGGAACGTCCTGCCCACCCCGAGCTCCGCCATCCGATGGGGCGGGAGACCGTCGGTCCTCCGGCCATCGAAGACGATGGTGCCCCCGGTGGGCTTAAGCACCCCGGATATCATGTTGAAGCAGGTGGTCTTCCCCGCCCCGTTGGGGCCCAGCAGCCCCAGTATCTCCCCTCGAGCCATGGAGAAGCTCACCGAGTCCACCGCCTTGAGCCCACCGAAGCTGATCGAAAGGTCCCTTACCTCCAAGATCGGGTCCAACTCAGTCACCTCCCCGGGGCCTAAGCCTTCTGAAGACCCTCATGGCAAGGCTTTGATCCCCCAAAAGGCCCCCAGGCTGGAACCGGATCATCCCCAGGAGCAGGGCCCCGTAGAGGAGCATCCTGTACTCCATTATGGGCCGGAACACCTCCGGCAGGATCCCCAGCACCACCGCCCCCACCACCGGGCCCCAGAGGGTCCCCATGCCACCCAGGACCACCATGGACAGGAACATGACCGACACGGGGAAGCCGAAGTCCCCGGGGCTTATGAACCTCATGTAGTGGGCGTAGAGGGCCCCGGACAGGGCCGCCAGCTTCGCCCCCACCACGAAGGCGCTAAGCTTGAACTTCATGGGCCAGATGCCCATGCTGGCCGCGGCGGTCTCGTCCTCCCGGATGGCAAAGCACCCAAGCCCCAGCCAGGATCGCCGGAACCACAGACAGCCCAGGACGGATGCCCCAAGGAAGGCCAGGCAGAGCCACAGGAACCCCACCCCCTTGAGCTTCTCCCCCAGGAAGACCACCCGGGGTATGCCCCCTATCCCCAGGGCACCGCCGAAGAAGGGGGTGTAGAGGAATATGGCCTCCACGATGAAGTTGATCCCTATGGTGGTTATGGCCAGGAAGTCCTCCTTCAGCCTTATGCTGGGAAGCCCCAGCAGGGCCCCCACGGAACCCGATATGGCAAGCACCACCGGCAGCGCCAGCCAGAAGGACAGGCCATTGGTGGTCAACATGGCGCAGGCGTAGGCCCCTATTCCGAAGAAGGCCGCATGACCCAGGGATATCTGCCCCGCATAACCCACTATCACGTTCAATCCCAGGGCCCCTATGGCCTGGATGGCTATTATGGTGGCCACGCTCACCGCGTAATCGTTCACGGGATCACCTCCAGACTACCGGGGCCGGCGGGCGAATAGCCCCTTGGGCCTGACCAGGAGAACCAGTATCATGGCGATGAACGCCAGGGCGTCCCTCGGAAGGGGAACGTTGGCGTAGCCGATGAGCAAAGTCTCCGCCACCCCCAAAAGCAGGGAGGCCATCACCGCCCCAGGCACGGACCCCATGCCTCCCACCACGATGAGCGCCAACGTCTTGTAGGCCGGGACCGCCCCCATGGAGGGGTAGACCTGATTGTAGTAGACCCCCACCAACACCCCCGCCAGGGCGGCGGTGAAGGAGCCTATGACGAAGGTGAGGCTCACCACCCGGTGGCTGTTCACCCCCAGGGAGGAGGCCACCTCCATGTCCTGGGAGGCGGCCCTCATGGCAAGGCCGAACTCGGTCCGGGTTGTGACGAACCAGAGGGAGAGGAGCACCAGGCCGGTGGTGAGGTAGACCGCGAGCAACGGCGGCGACACGGTGACCACCCCCAGCTTCAGGGCCGGCAGCGGGATCTCCGCCGGGAAGGACCGGATCTCCGGCCCCGCCACCAGCCGGATCAGCTCCTCCAGGGATATGAACACCGCTATGCTGCCTATGAGGGGCACGTAGGGAGGGTACTTGAGGAGCGGGAAGTAGAACAGCCTCTCGATGGCCACCCCCAGCAGGGAGCTCACCGCCCCCGCCAGCAGGACCCCCATCAGCAGGCTGCCGGTCCACTGGGCGGCGAAGAGCCCCACGTAGGCCCCCACCGCGTAGACCCCCGCATGGGCCACGTGCAGGATCCTCAAGATCCCGTACACCAGCGCAAGCCCCAGGGTGGTGAGGCCGTATATGGCCCCGATGGCGAGACCGTTCAAAAGCTGCTCCAGGAATAGCTGCAACGGATCCACCTCCAAGGCGCAAGGTTGAAAAACCGTTAAAGTAGCTCTGATCTCCACTGCCGGAGCAGTTCTTAATATACAGAACCTTGCCCAGGTTGTCCAATACCCGTCTCCATGGAGGATAATGGGTTAAAAAAGCCATAAACTAGGATCGGAGGTTCCCCATGACCGGCTATAAATGGCCCCTGCGGCCCCTCTTCATCACCTTCCTGGCGCTCATGGTCCTAACAAGCCCCGCCCTGGCGGAGGACTTAGCATCCGACGCCGCCCATCAGGTTCAGGGGCAGGAGGCCTCATCCGGTGTCCTGGAGGAGCGCCTCAAGTCCGCGGGCTTCGGCGCCGCCATGCGGCTCGTGGCATCCCTGAGGGGCGCGGGGGCGGATCCCCAGGTGACGCTGAACGGTCAGGCGGAAGCGAACCTGCCCCAGGGGGAGGCCATATCCCGGGTGGAGGTGCTGGACCGGATGGAGGGGATGAGCCTCAAGGTGGTCCAGGTGGGCAGGCAGACCACCGCAAGGGGCCCCTTCTTCCTCCAGTCCGACCGGTCGGACCTCTTCGCCCCCATGGCCCTCTGGGCAATGGGACAGGGGAAGGCGGCCACGGCGCTCCCGGACGGCAGCGTCCAGGTGGGGCCCTTCGAGACCTCCGAGGAGGCGCTCAGGGCATCGGAGGAGAACCCGGACTGGAACGCCTCCTGCGTGGCCTCCCAGGAGGAGTCCGGGGGCCCCAAGCTCTACTACGCGGTGCTCCGGGTGGACACCTCCAAGGTGCAGGTGGACCCGGTCTTCGCCGGCTCCTACGGCATGGGCAGGGCCCCCATGTCGTTCCTGAGCCAGATGTCCAAGGCCGTCGCCATGGTGAACGGGGGCTACTACTACTCCGCCTACCCCATAGGCACCATGGTGCACCGGGGCATCCCCCTGGGCAGGCCCATCATGGGCCGGTCGGCGGTGGGGATCACCCAGGACGGATCGGTCTTCTTCGGCGACGGCTCAGCCAGCTTCGGGGTCTCCAACGGGGAGTGGACCCTTCCCATCGGGGACTTCAACGTGCCCCCCAAGAACGGGAACCTGTCCATCTTCTACGGCGGGGCCTACAGGCCGGGGAACCAGGCGCTGCTCTCCTTGTCCGTCAAGGACGGGATCGTCCAGGATGAGCCCCAGGGGGCGGACTTCACCCTGCTGGCCAACGGAAGGGCGGCGGAGGCGTTGGGATCCCTGAACATCGGCGATACCCTGCAACTGGTCCGGCGGTTCGCCTTCCCCGCCTTCGAGGCCTGCCGGCTGGTGATCCAGGGGGGGCCCATGATCGTCGAGAACCGCCGGTACGTGAACCGATCCGAGGGGCTCTCCAGGTCCATACGGGAGAGGCGGCATCCCCGGACCCTGGTGGGGATAGACGAGCAGGGGCTGGTCTTCATGGTGATAGACGGCAGGAACGGCCACAGCTCCGGGGTCACCC from Thermanaerovibrio acidaminovorans DSM 6589 includes:
- the rlmN gene encoding 23S rRNA (adenine(2503)-C(2))-methyltransferase RlmN, producing the protein MSKMDALSLSYEDWVREMEALGEKRFRADQVCGWFYRRHVFEFQLMSDLSLELRNRLDGAFRVGLPKMLGMRASGRDGTKKFLFDFDGSSVESVAIWHPGRITACVSTQVGCPLGCPFCATGQSGFERNMTVGEMVGQFLAMEARLGEIKNLVFMGMGEPMLNYHNLIGAIRNLNHPKMRGLGIRHITVSTSGIIPGILNLAREGLGVRLAVSLHAPNDELRDQLVPINAQYPLKELKRALMEYQEITGDRITIEYSLFDQVNDSVPMARQLGEYLKGLSAFVNLIPGSCVGDQRFRPSPPFRVRAFGDLLTAMGYPVAMRQSKGSDVGGACGQLRRQVSPGIQEASPQGGQRGGEQAPKAPGPAGDSKPDRGPNKGGRRQASASKGEGGKASGGDSGGSRRGGHKKPAAGGRSAPEGNRPRGEGPGKRDRSGPGPAGRPRGPRGNGPRGKRPGGAGRNKGR
- the glyA gene encoding serine hydroxymethyltransferase, which produces MSGADFEASIGKVDGDLYGLMVREQGRQRAGLEMIASENFVPRAILEAQGSILTNKYAEGYPHKKYYGGCEFVEEIEDLAIRRAKELFGAEHANVQPHSGTTANMAVYFAVMKPGDTMLAMKLDQGGHLSHGHPLNFTGLIYNVVGYGVRPDTETIDYDQVRQLALEHRPRVIVAGASAYPRFIDFEAFARIAQEVGAVLMVDMAHIAGLVAGGVHPSPVPHADFVTTTTHKTLRGPRGALVLCRSQYAAQLDRTVFPGIQGGPLVHVMAGKAVCFHLAMREDFKEYARNVVLNAKALAEALMDRGFRLVSGGTDNHLLLVDLRSKGITGKEAEVLLDRIGIACNKNMIPFDPEKPMVASGIRLGTAALTTRGLGPVEMRTIAEIIDRAIALRDNHQELERLAGQVREMSLAFPLYTSMREPWVEAR
- a CDS encoding sodium-dependent transporter yields the protein MEGRETFSGKIGFVLACVGAAMGLGSIWLFPWRLGAFGGAAFLIPYLAFTFGLAVTGLMGEFAFGRSQRAGAIRAFGNVLKEQGVGFGGALGLIPVLGVSGVFVFYLIVCGWVLKYLVLSVLGAFGRMDPGPYFQAFAGSWESVLWHLLAMIITMAIIVRGVQGGIEKSNKVMMPALFLILLALAVRSLTLPGAMEGVRFLFVPKWHHLLEAKTWVMALGMAFFTVCLGGAAMLVYGSYLGDGEDIPSSAVNAAFWTTVASILSALVTIPAAFAFKLDVGAGPSLLFITVPHIFGSMRGGYVFGVLFFLCVLFAAVSSAINLMEVPVEAVMDRFKLSRMRSSLLVAALGFLLGMPMDVNLNLFGTFADLVTTYVVPLGAVLSAVVFFWFYGADRAREQVNRGAARKLGAWWSFHAKYVFVLTSVAVLVLGILVGGF
- a CDS encoding ABC transporter substrate-binding protein; the protein is MRRFGVLFLAAVMVLSVGAWAFGAEPIKIGLLVPMTGFAAADGESALNSVKLAVEHVNASGGVLGRKVQLVYYDDAADPKQAVPLAQKLINQDRVVAVVGGSYSMPSRAVAPVFDDEEIPFVAAYAIHPDVTKGDYTFRNGFLGKVEGQAAAYTAVKLLRGKRLAMLTSDNDFGRTLAEGFKTYLNKYAPNVPLVASLTYPASEKDFKAYLAKIKEADPDVIFASGYYFQTGPMLKQAREMGIIAQIIGEEGADSPKTIEIAGKAAEGFVIVTNLNRDDPRPVVQKFLKEYRARYKVEPDMVGASAYDAFMIIVEAIRRAGSADRKAIRDAIAKTSAYNGLTGIIRGFDSRGEVIKPVQVQIVRNGKFRHFGMIDNPDIITP
- a CDS encoding ABC transporter ATP-binding protein encodes the protein MLLEVEDLKVSYGDFEAVHGVSLGVEEGELVSVIGANGAGKTTVLRALMGLTMPKGGRISFMGRDVTRMEPHERARLGIRMVPERARVFPELTVRENLLMGAYGIPKDRGLKERLEWIYRLFPVLEEREGQLAVTLSGGEQQQLAIGRALVSDPKLLLVDEVSMGLMPKLVDQVFQVLRDLNISEGMTILLVEQNALASLGISHRGYILQTGRIEISGSSQELMADPRVREAYLGI
- a CDS encoding ABC transporter ATP-binding protein, which translates into the protein MDPILEVRDLSISFGGLKAVDSVSFSMARGEILGLLGPNGAGKTTCFNMISGVLKPTGGTIVFDGRRTDGLPPHRMAELGVGRTFQIVRPFGALTVLENVCVALGGFRYRGSPLRASGFWRTRATLERGEEILAKVGLLDLKDARASSLPIGNLRRLEIGRALALEPKLLLLDECFSGLRHEEIVMIEELVRSIRDSGVSVLLIEHNMRVAMGLSHRVVVLDHGRKLAEGLPQQVASDPAVVEAYLGKGGVAVAP
- a CDS encoding branched-chain amino acid ABC transporter permease, giving the protein MNDYAVSVATIIAIQAIGALGLNVIVGYAGQISLGHAAFFGIGAYACAMLTTNGLSFWLALPVVLAISGSVGALLGLPSIRLKEDFLAITTIGINFIVEAIFLYTPFFGGALGIGGIPRVVFLGEKLKGVGFLWLCLAFLGASVLGCLWFRRSWLGLGCFAIREDETAAASMGIWPMKFKLSAFVVGAKLAALSGALYAHYMRFISPGDFGFPVSVMFLSMVVLGGMGTLWGPVVGAVVLGILPEVFRPIMEYRMLLYGALLLGMIRFQPGGLLGDQSLAMRVFRRLRPRGGD
- a CDS encoding branched-chain amino acid ABC transporter permease encodes the protein MQLFLEQLLNGLAIGAIYGLTTLGLALVYGILRILHVAHAGVYAVGAYVGLFAAQWTGSLLMGVLLAGAVSSLLGVAIERLFYFPLLKYPPYVPLIGSIAVFISLEELIRLVAGPEIRSFPAEIPLPALKLGVVTVSPPLLAVYLTTGLVLLSLWFVTTRTEFGLAMRAASQDMEVASSLGVNSHRVVSLTFVIGSFTAALAGVLVGVYYNQVYPSMGAVPAYKTLALIVVGGMGSVPGAVMASLLLGVAETLLIGYANVPLPRDALAFIAMILVLLVRPKGLFARRPR
- a CDS encoding phosphodiester glycosidase family protein; this translates as MTGYKWPLRPLFITFLALMVLTSPALAEDLASDAAHQVQGQEASSGVLEERLKSAGFGAAMRLVASLRGAGADPQVTLNGQAEANLPQGEAISRVEVLDRMEGMSLKVVQVGRQTTARGPFFLQSDRSDLFAPMALWAMGQGKAATALPDGSVQVGPFETSEEALRASEENPDWNASCVASQEESGGPKLYYAVLRVDTSKVQVDPVFAGSYGMGRAPMSFLSQMSKAVAMVNGGYYYSAYPIGTMVHRGIPLGRPIMGRSAVGITQDGSVFFGDGSASFGVSNGEWTLPIGDFNVPPKNGNLSIFYGGAYRPGNQALLSLSVKDGIVQDEPQGADFTLLANGRAAEALGSLNIGDTLQLVRRFAFPAFEACRLVIQGGPMIVENRRYVNRSEGLSRSIRERRHPRTLVGIDEQGLVFMVIDGRNGHSSGVTLEEAANLALEEGLVAALNLDGGGSSQMIWRGVTVNIPSDGKERPLPYGIGLFPR